One Castanea sativa cultivar Marrone di Chiusa Pesio chromosome 4, ASM4071231v1 DNA window includes the following coding sequences:
- the LOC142631788 gene encoding (+)-cis,trans-nepetalactol synthase NEPS2-like: MTDSSNNKLRGKIAIVTGGASGIGEATARVFAQNGARMVVIADIQDQLGHQVATSIGLDKCNYMHCDVAKEEEVKDMVESTVWKHGQLDIMFSNAGIISASDQCVLDLNISEFDTLFATNVRGMALCVKYAARVMIERRVRGSIICTGSVAAIHGGYRRTDYCMSKHAVLGLVRSATSQLGEYGIRVNCVSPNALATKLTSNANGESIEVLQKKYQAYARLKRVSLNVNHVADAVLFLACDEFVAGHDLLVDGSFIHPPL, encoded by the coding sequence ATGACAGACTCCTCCAACAACAAACTACGAGGCAAAATAGCCATAGTCACCGGAGGGGCAAGCGGCATAGGTGAAGCCACGGCACGCGTTTTTGCCCAAAATGGTGCACGAATGGTGGTCATAGCTGATATCCAAGACCAATTGGGTCACCAAGTTGCCACATCTATTGGCCTAGACAAGTGCAACTACATGCACTGTGATGTTGCCAAAGAGGAAGAAGTCAAAGACATGGTTGAATCCACGGTGTGGAAACATGGTCAGCTAGATATAATGTTCAGCAACGCTGGGATTATAAGTGCTTCTGATCAGTGCGTCCTTGACCTTAACATCTCCGAATTTGACACGCTGTTCGCCACCAACGTGCGTGGCATGGCTTTGTGTGTAAAATACGCAGCGCGTGTGATGATTGAGCGGCGCGTGAGGGGGAGTATTATATGCACGGGGAGCGTGGCCGCGATCCACGGCGGGTATAGGCGCACGGATTATTGTATGTCAAAGCATGCGGTTCTGGGATTGGTTCGATCAGCGACTTCGCAGCTTGGGGAGTATGGGATTAGGGTGAATTGTGTGTCACCAAATGCACTTGCAACCAAGTTAACGAGCAACGCTAATGGTGAGAGCATAGAGGTACTTCAGAAGAAGTATCAAGCATACGCTAGGTTGAAAAGGGTTTCACTGAATGTGAATCATGTTGCTGATGCTGTGCTTTTTCTTGCATGTGATGAGTTTGTGGCTGGACATGATTTATTGGTAGATGGGTCTTTCATTCATCCCCCCCTTTAA